In Thermithiobacillus tepidarius DSM 3134, a single genomic region encodes these proteins:
- a CDS encoding transposase — protein sequence KVEPMKEVAAMVRRHLEGIVAWAQTRQTNGFLEALNGLFQSAKRRARGFTRFTTIRTVIFLIAGKLDFAVINPHARQPT from the coding sequence AAGGTCGAACCCATGAAGGAGGTCGCCGCCATGGTCCGTCGCCACCTCGAGGGCATCGTCGCCTGGGCCCAGACCCGCCAGACCAACGGCTTCCTCGAAGCGCTCAACGGCCTGTTTCAGTCCGCCAAGCGCCGCGCTCGCGGCTTCACCCGCTTCACCACTATCAGAACCGTCATCTTCCTGATCGCCGGCAAGCTCGACTTCGCAGTGATCAACCCTCATGCCCGGCAACCCACTTGA
- a CDS encoding helix-turn-helix transcriptional regulator, with protein MPELLRTLHELVQSNFNAFFWHDAHHRLCNLYSEIAVLYQQIACLGPGPALAAPMLPLVPVAGEGGPGSPKTTQILERRGHAVLIAAAGEYSILQARLQQQEGGLGTLNLYRKSRLAPFTRRDAELIADILPYAAKSLQARPGGHELDWVDSGQSGMIVCEPDGRIRFICPQGQKLLYLAMHADTQSVPPSMPDNFFTLPSLAPLFRGWRQQLSDPGLPMPIPMARHHNAWGGFVFRAYWLPGSRLDDSSLVGIMVHFQEPQQLQWLRAVKRLPLSLKQKEVCLLLARGCSKGEIAEFLHVSVHTAVDHIRKIYGKLDIHNRVELLRKLGASVASQTSRGSAGGAASLPEPVQI; from the coding sequence ATGCCGGAACTGCTCCGGACCCTGCATGAGCTGGTGCAGTCCAATTTCAATGCCTTTTTCTGGCATGATGCGCACCACCGGCTTTGCAATCTCTACAGCGAGATCGCCGTCCTTTATCAGCAGATCGCTTGCCTGGGCCCCGGGCCGGCCCTGGCGGCGCCCATGCTGCCACTGGTGCCGGTCGCGGGAGAGGGCGGCCCCGGCAGCCCGAAAACCACCCAGATTCTTGAAAGGCGGGGACACGCCGTCCTGATCGCTGCCGCGGGGGAGTACTCGATCCTGCAGGCCAGGCTCCAGCAGCAGGAAGGCGGCCTGGGCACTCTCAACTTGTACCGGAAGTCCCGCCTGGCGCCTTTCACCAGACGGGATGCCGAGCTGATCGCCGACATCCTGCCCTACGCGGCCAAGAGCCTGCAGGCAAGACCGGGCGGCCATGAGCTGGATTGGGTGGACAGCGGCCAGTCGGGGATGATCGTGTGCGAGCCGGACGGCAGGATCCGCTTCATCTGCCCGCAGGGGCAGAAGCTCCTGTACCTGGCCATGCACGCCGATACCCAGAGCGTGCCCCCGTCCATGCCCGACAATTTTTTCACGCTGCCGTCGCTGGCTCCCCTGTTCCGGGGATGGCGGCAGCAGCTGAGCGATCCCGGTCTGCCGATGCCGATCCCCATGGCGCGCCATCACAATGCCTGGGGCGGTTTCGTGTTCCGCGCTTACTGGCTGCCCGGCAGCCGGCTGGACGACAGCTCGCTGGTCGGGATCATGGTGCATTTCCAGGAGCCGCAGCAGTTGCAATGGCTGCGTGCCGTCAAGCGGCTGCCCCTGTCCCTGAAGCAGAAGGAGGTGTGTCTGCTGCTGGCCCGCGGCTGCTCGAAAGGCGAGATTGCCGAGTTCCTGCACGTCAGCGTGCATACGGCGGTGGACCACATCCGGAAGATCTACGGCAAGCTCGACATCCACAACCGGGTCGAGCTGCTGAGGAAGCTCGGTGCTTCGGTGGCGAGCCAAACCAGCCGGGGCAGCGCCGGAGGTGCCGCCAGCCTGCCCGAGCCGGTGCAAATCTGA
- a CDS encoding class I SAM-dependent methyltransferase — protein MTQNGSGTAVKLALRQLLDRCRAGEMSPALAVMSLLLATRSAARAAMALEACPDAPDSCLDEMRRLLREHRDGCARIEALLAQEPDGAGAASATEGIARWAGFFDAALARSPAASVALYSLGSEALLAEATAEMAALFEAWDLLGPDRRILQIGCGIGRFEAAFAGRVGEAHGIDISPAMIAAARSRCAALANVHLSVCSGRDLAPFAADTMDLIYAVDSMPYLHLAGPGLVERHFAEAARVLRPGGDFVILNFSYRGDAAADRADVGRLAREHGFALLADGVQPLRRWDGRAWHLRAL, from the coding sequence ATGACGCAGAACGGGTCCGGCACCGCCGTCAAGCTCGCCCTGCGCCAGCTCCTGGACCGCTGCCGGGCCGGGGAGATGTCGCCGGCGCTGGCGGTGATGAGCCTGCTGCTCGCGACCCGCTCGGCGGCGCGGGCGGCAATGGCGCTGGAAGCCTGTCCGGATGCGCCGGACTCGTGCCTGGACGAGATGCGGCGGCTGCTGCGCGAGCACCGCGACGGCTGCGCCCGCATCGAGGCCCTGTTGGCGCAGGAGCCGGACGGGGCCGGCGCGGCTTCGGCGACGGAGGGCATCGCCCGCTGGGCCGGGTTTTTCGACGCAGCGCTGGCCCGCTCGCCGGCGGCGAGCGTGGCGCTGTACTCCCTGGGCAGCGAGGCGCTGCTGGCCGAGGCGACGGCGGAGATGGCGGCGCTCTTCGAGGCCTGGGACTTGCTTGGGCCCGATCGGCGCATCCTGCAGATCGGCTGCGGCATCGGCCGCTTCGAGGCGGCCTTCGCCGGACGGGTGGGCGAGGCCCACGGCATCGACATCTCGCCGGCCATGATCGCGGCGGCGCGCAGCCGCTGCGCTGCGCTGGCCAACGTGCACCTGTCCGTCTGCTCGGGGCGGGACCTGGCGCCCTTCGCCGCCGACACCATGGACCTCATCTACGCGGTGGACAGCATGCCCTATCTGCATCTCGCCGGGCCGGGGCTGGTGGAGCGTCACTTCGCGGAAGCCGCCCGCGTGCTGCGCCCGGGCGGTGATTTCGTGATCCTCAACTTCTCCTATCGCGGCGATGCGGCGGCGGATCGGGCGGATGTGGGCCGGCTGGCGCGGGAGCACGGCTTCGCGCTGCTGGCGGACGGCGTGCAGCCCTTGCGCCGCTGGGACGGCCGCGCCTGGCATCTGCGGGCGCTGTAG
- the mscL gene encoding large conductance mechanosensitive channel protein MscL yields the protein MLQEFRKFIARGNVIDLAVGIVIGAAFTSVVKSFVDDILMPPIGLLSGGVDFSNLFISLSGTHYASLAEAKRAGAATLNYGVFLNNVISFLIVAFAVFLLVQAYHRVRAREEAAPPAPTEKECPFCRLKIPLAASRCPHCTSTLERA from the coding sequence ATGCTGCAGGAATTTCGCAAGTTCATTGCTCGCGGCAACGTGATCGATCTGGCGGTAGGCATCGTCATCGGCGCCGCGTTCACCTCGGTGGTCAAATCCTTCGTCGACGACATCCTCATGCCGCCCATCGGCCTGCTCAGCGGCGGGGTGGATTTCTCCAATCTCTTCATCAGCCTCTCGGGCACGCACTACGCCTCCCTGGCCGAGGCCAAGCGCGCCGGGGCGGCCACCCTCAATTACGGCGTGTTTCTCAACAACGTCATTTCCTTCCTGATCGTGGCCTTCGCCGTCTTTCTGCTGGTGCAGGCCTATCACCGGGTCCGCGCCCGCGAGGAGGCCGCGCCGCCGGCCCCGACCGAAAAGGAGTGTCCCTTCTGCCGCCTGAAGATTCCGCTGGCGGCCAGCCGCTGTCCCCACTGCACGTCGACCTTGGAGCGGGCGTAG